Genomic window (Pseudomonas hydrolytica):
CGCGGCTACGAGATCAGCGTCGAGCTGCCGCTGTTCGACTGGAGCGGGGCCAAGGTGGCGCGGGCCGAGGCGCAGTATCGCCAGGCGCTCAACCGCGCCGCCGAGACGGCGGTCAACGCCCGCTCGCAGGTGCGCGAGGCCTATCACGCCTACCGCAACGCCTTCGAGCTGGCGCAGCACTACCGCACCGAGGTGCTGCCGCTGCGCCAGCGCATCGCCGAGGAAAACCTGCTGCGCTACAACGGCATGTTCATCAGCACCTTCGACCTGCTCGCCGATGCGCGCCGCCAGGTGCAGGCGGTGGATGGCTACCTGCAGGCGCAGCGCGCCTTCTGGCTGGCGCGCGCCGACCTCGACATGGCCCTGTTGGGCGCCCCCAATCCCTCGCTCGGCGCGGCGCCTGCCGCTGCTGCCGAGCCGGCCGCCGCCGGCCACTGAACAAGGAATTTCCCAGATGGTTTCACGACGCGATTTCTTTCTCGGGGCTGGCGCCATCGGCGCTGCGGTGGCCACTTCGGCGGTCAGCCGGGTGGCCATGGCGGCCCTGCCCGAACCGGTGCTGCAGGCCAGCGCCGACACCCAACCGCCGTTGCAGCCGAACAGCGGGCGCCCCTACAACCCGGTGGTCACCCTCAACGGCTGGACCCTGCCGTGGCGGATGAACAACGGCGTCAAGGAGTTCCACCTGGTCGCCGAGCCGGTGGTGCGCGAGCTGGCGCCCGGCTACAAGGCCCACCTGTGGGGTTACAACGGTCAGTCGCCGGGGCCGACCATCGAGGTGGTGGAGGGCGACCGGGTGCGCATCTTCGTCACCAACAAACTGCCCGAGCACACCAGCATCCACTGGCACGGCCAGCGTCTGCCCAACGGCATGGACGGCGTGGCGGGCCTGACCCAGCCGGCGATTCCGGTGGGCAAGACCTTCGTCTACGAGTTCGTCGCCCGCCGCCCCGGCACCTTCATGTACCACCCGCACGCCGACGAGATGGTGCAGATGGCCATGGGCATGATGGGGTTCTGGGTCACCCACCCCAAGGAGCATCATCCGCTGATCAGCGAGGTGGACCGCGACTACTGCTTCCTGCTCAGCGCCTACGACATCGAGCCGGGCGCCTACACGCCGAAGATCATGCAGATGCTCGATTTCAACCTGTGGACCTTCAACAGCCGCGTGTTTCCCGGCATCGACCCGCTGGTGGCGCGCCAGGGCGAGCGCGTGCGCCTGCGCGTCGGCAACCTGACCATGACCAACCACCCGATCCACCTGCACGGTCACGAGTTCGAGGTCACCGGCACCGACGGCGGGCCGACCCCGGTCGGCTCGCGCTGGCCGGAGGTGACCGCCGACGTGGCGGTGGGGCAGATGCGCCAGCTCGAGTTCATCGCCGACGAGGAGGGCGATTGGGCGCTGCACTGCCACAAGAGCCACCACACCATGAACGCCATGGGGCACGACGTGCCGACTCTGGTCGGT
Coding sequences:
- a CDS encoding multicopper oxidase family protein, which produces MVSRRDFFLGAGAIGAAVATSAVSRVAMAALPEPVLQASADTQPPLQPNSGRPYNPVVTLNGWTLPWRMNNGVKEFHLVAEPVVRELAPGYKAHLWGYNGQSPGPTIEVVEGDRVRIFVTNKLPEHTSIHWHGQRLPNGMDGVAGLTQPAIPVGKTFVYEFVARRPGTFMYHPHADEMVQMAMGMMGFWVTHPKEHHPLISEVDRDYCFLLSAYDIEPGAYTPKIMQMLDFNLWTFNSRVFPGIDPLVARQGERVRLRVGNLTMTNHPIHLHGHEFEVTGTDGGPTPVGSRWPEVTADVAVGQMRQLEFIADEEGDWALHCHKSHHTMNAMGHDVPTLVGVDHRDMTRKIAKLVPDYMVMGERGMADMAEMQMPLPDNTVPMMTGDGPFGSVEMGGMFTMLKVRKEQAAGDYRDPGWFKHPAGTVAYEWKGALASPSRSHDGGGQSMPLKQPLEAPVEVQVRKPGGHAGH